The following proteins are encoded in a genomic region of Gossypium hirsutum isolate 1008001.06 chromosome D05, Gossypium_hirsutum_v2.1, whole genome shotgun sequence:
- the LOC107903262 gene encoding LOW QUALITY PROTEIN: annexin D8-like (The sequence of the model RefSeq protein was modified relative to this genomic sequence to represent the inferred CDS: inserted 1 base in 1 codon), with amino-acid sequence MTTIISPKQFSPVEDAENIRKACQGWGTDEKAIISILGHRNLFQRKLVRLAFQEIYHQDLLQQLKCELSGNLERAISLWTLDPADRDAVLANETLQKSDPDYRVIIEIACIRXPEDLLAVKRAYKFRYKHSLEEDLASSTTADIRKLLVGVTSAYRYDGDEFDETVAQSEASTLHQEIHGKAFNNEEVIRILGTRSQAQLNATFNIYKDIYGHSITKGFPGGDYFSTLRTVIRCIRDPKKYFAKVLRLAINMEETNEDALSRVIVTRAEKDLKDIKELYLKRNNISVDEAVAREWSGDYKTFILALLGADQN; translated from the exons ATGACTACAATTATTTCTCCAAAGCAATTCTCTCCTGTTGAAGATGCAGAAAATATCAGGAAGGCTTGTCAAG GATGGGGAACGGATGAGAAAGCCATAATTTCGATACTTGGACATCGAAATCTGTTCCAAAGGAAGCTTGTTAGACTAGCTTTTCAAGAGATATACCATCAAGATCTCCTCCAGCAACTCAAATGCGAGCTCTCTGGAAACTTAGAG AGAGCTATAAGTTTATGGACTCTGGATCCTGCAGACCGGGATGCTGTTTTAGCCAATGAAACATTGCAGAAGAGTGATCCTGATTATAGAGTCATTATTGAAATTGCATGTATCA TCCCTGAAGATCTCCTGGCTGTGAAACGTGCTTATAAATTTCGCTACAAGCATTCCCTCGAAGAAGACCTCGCTTCTTCCACCACTGCTGATATTCGAAAA CTTTTGGTTGGCGTAACAAGTGCATATAGATATGATGGCGATGAATTTGATGAGACAGTCGCACAATCTGAGGCTAGTACTCTCCATCAAGAAATCCATGGAAAGGCTTTTAACAACGAGGAAGTGATTAGGATCTTGGGTACTAGGAGTCAAGCACAGCTTAATGCTACCTTCAACATCTACAAAGACATCTATGGTCATTCCATCACTAAG GGTTTTCCAGGCGGTGATTATTTTTCTACATTGCGTACTGTGATACGTTGCATTCGAGATCCTAAAAAGTATTTTGCAAAG GTGTTGCGATTAGCCATTAATATGGAAGAGACAAATGAAGATGCTCTGAGTCGCGTGATCGTAACTCGCGCAGAAAAAGACTTGAAGGATATAAAGGAATTGTACCTGAAGAGAAACAACATTTCAGTTGATGAAGCAGTTGCGAGAGAATGGTCCGGGGACTACAAGACCTTTATTCTAGCCTTATTAGGGGCAGACCAAAATTAA